A genomic segment from Puniceicoccaceae bacterium encodes:
- a CDS encoding AGE family epimerase/isomerase, which translates to MDPMTLRMEMGAELERILSFWMEHAVDETHGGFHGELDNQNQIVPGADRSAILNARILWTFAAAHRITGCEAYRHMADRAFAYLSQHFVDRQHGGVFWSVHPDGSVANDRKQLYAIAFAVYGCSEYYGATQTPEALQLAQALYRSIEQHGFDAKRGGYYEAFARDWGALQDLRLSDKDENAPKTMNTHLHILEAYANLLRYWKDAGLEQQLRHLIEISLEKIVQDDFHFGLFFDEDWNPTHRNVSFGHDIEGSWLLWEAAEVLGDAALAKRVKTVALQMAEVTLEQGIAPGGGVMEELHIGHGVKDTSFHWWPQAEGIVGFYNAYQLTGDARYFEMATRLWCFARDHLRDLEHGEWFWHVDAAGNALRDACKLGFWKCPYHNGRACMEILHRIPNSI; encoded by the coding sequence ATGGACCCAATGACCTTGCGCATGGAAATGGGTGCGGAACTCGAACGCATCCTGTCGTTCTGGATGGAGCATGCCGTCGATGAGACGCATGGAGGATTTCACGGGGAACTGGACAATCAGAATCAGATTGTTCCGGGAGCGGATCGCAGTGCCATTCTCAATGCACGCATCCTTTGGACCTTTGCGGCGGCTCATCGCATAACGGGTTGTGAAGCGTACCGCCACATGGCAGATCGTGCTTTTGCCTACCTGTCACAGCACTTCGTTGACCGGCAGCATGGTGGCGTTTTCTGGTCGGTGCATCCGGATGGCAGTGTGGCCAACGACCGCAAGCAGCTCTACGCGATTGCATTTGCGGTCTATGGCTGCTCCGAGTATTACGGCGCAACGCAGACGCCCGAAGCCCTGCAACTGGCTCAGGCACTGTACCGATCCATCGAACAGCATGGATTTGATGCAAAGCGTGGGGGATACTACGAGGCATTTGCCCGGGATTGGGGTGCTTTGCAGGATCTTCGTTTGAGCGACAAGGATGAAAACGCGCCCAAAACCATGAATACCCACCTTCACATCCTGGAGGCGTATGCGAATCTGCTGCGCTACTGGAAAGATGCAGGGCTGGAACAGCAGTTGCGACATCTGATCGAAATCAGCCTGGAAAAGATCGTGCAGGATGATTTTCACTTTGGCCTGTTTTTTGATGAGGACTGGAATCCAACGCACCGCAACGTGTCCTTCGGGCATGACATTGAAGGTTCGTGGCTGTTATGGGAGGCTGCCGAAGTGCTGGGTGATGCCGCTCTTGCGAAGCGTGTGAAAACGGTTGCCCTGCAGATGGCGGAGGTCACGCTTGAGCAGGGAATCGCACCGGGAGGCGGGGTGATGGAGGAATTGCACATCGGTCACGGGGTGAAGGATACCAGCTTTCACTGGTGGCCGCAGGCCGAGGGAATTGTCGGGTTCTACAATGCCTACCAGTTGACGGGAGATGCCCGCTACTTTGAAATGGCAACGCGCCTGTGGTGTTTTGCAAGGGATCACCTCCGGGATCTGGAGCACGGGGAGTGGTTCTGGCATGTGGATGCTGCGGGAAATGCATTGCGCGACGCCTGCAAACTGGGGTTTTGGAAATGCCCGTACCACAATGGTCGGGCCTGCATGGAAATCCTTCACCGCATCCCGAATTCGATCTGA
- a CDS encoding glycosidase — translation METFEQRIARIRAEHEALLKRPNAKVEQTHGIYDRYEHPVLTAAHAPVEWRFDLNPATNPFCMERLMINATMNAGAMKWQGKYLVAARVEGSDRKSFLAIAESPNGIDNFRFWERPITMPETDNPDTNVYDVRLVSHEDGWIYGVFCTERKDPSAPELDTSSAVAAAGIARTRDLVNWERLPDLRTSGGQQRNVVLHPEFVDGKYAFYTRPQDGFIDTGSGGGIGFGLTDDITNAVIDEEIIIDKRAYHTVYEVKNGQGPAPIKTDKGWLHLAHGVRNTAAGLRYVLYVFVTDLNDLTRVIYKPGGHLIGPRGAERVGDVSNVAFTNGWICDEDGTIFIYYASADTRLHVATTTVEKLLDYAIHTPEDKLRSAASVQTINALIDRNKAFLQGKA, via the coding sequence ATGGAAACATTTGAACAACGAATCGCCCGCATTCGAGCGGAACACGAAGCTCTGCTCAAACGCCCAAATGCCAAGGTTGAGCAAACCCATGGCATTTATGATCGCTACGAGCACCCGGTACTCACGGCAGCTCATGCGCCCGTTGAATGGCGTTTTGACCTGAATCCGGCAACCAATCCGTTCTGCATGGAACGCTTGATGATCAATGCGACCATGAATGCAGGTGCGATGAAATGGCAGGGAAAATATCTGGTGGCGGCGCGCGTGGAAGGCAGTGATCGAAAGTCATTCCTTGCCATTGCCGAAAGTCCGAATGGCATTGACAACTTCCGATTCTGGGAGCGTCCGATCACGATGCCAGAGACGGATAATCCGGACACCAATGTGTATGACGTGCGCCTTGTCTCGCATGAGGATGGATGGATCTACGGGGTCTTTTGCACAGAGCGTAAGGATCCATCGGCTCCGGAACTGGATACGAGCAGTGCTGTTGCGGCAGCAGGCATTGCCCGCACCCGAGATTTGGTGAACTGGGAGCGTCTGCCCGATCTTCGCACTTCGGGTGGGCAGCAGCGCAATGTGGTGCTGCACCCTGAGTTTGTGGATGGAAAATATGCCTTCTACACCCGTCCTCAGGATGGATTCATCGACACCGGTTCGGGAGGTGGCATTGGGTTTGGACTCACGGATGACATCACCAACGCCGTGATTGATGAAGAGATCATCATCGATAAGCGTGCGTACCACACTGTATATGAAGTCAAGAATGGACAGGGACCTGCACCGATCAAGACGGACAAGGGTTGGTTGCACCTCGCACACGGTGTGCGCAATACTGCTGCGGGCCTTCGCTATGTGCTCTATGTGTTTGTGACGGATCTGAACGACCTGACCCGAGTGATTTACAAACCGGGCGGACACCTGATCGGACCTCGCGGAGCAGAGCGTGTCGGGGATGTGTCCAATGTGGCATTCACCAACGGCTGGATTTGTGATGAGGATGGCACGATTTTCATCTACTACGCCTCGGCGGATACGCGCCTGCATGTGGCCACCACGACCGTGGAAAAGTTGCTCGATTACGCGATACACACTCCGGAGGACAAGCTGCGATCAGCGGCTTCGGTGCAGACGATCAATGCCCTGATCGACCGCAACAAGGCCTTTCTGCAGGGCAAGGCCTGA
- a CDS encoding M3 family metallopeptidase: protein MIRLIHTPLLLLALCATFQLHAGMMGYPTLDQYAERTHQYGVKLTIPDFPESVEAIEASEAELLKMLDTIGDQIAALEVSDLSFDNTFGALDWGSMEITNRILPIRIVNNTHANPEIRDAASKVIQRFSEAQIAFNYREDVYLNLKAFADSNPSLDDQEQRLVDDMLLEYERLGFDLPIEERARVEALNKELSALSIAFGDHIREANEVLVFTKEELAGLSDSFLESIRNVEGEYEILPNVTHHVLTVFNRADSEATRKRVFEARNRRAMESNLELLSKMVNVRASLAKALGYETWADYRTEVRMAQNGDRALHFLEDLAEQLEPKFQQELQSLRERKITHTNNPDAELHVWDVRYYQQQQQQEEYAVDSESLRAYFPFERAVQGMFQIYENVFGIVIDEIENPTPWDPSVPLYIISDAATEKPLGLFYMDSFPREGKFNHFAKFNIIRAGTLPDGTYQRPTVALICNFPPPGENEPALLSFEDVETLFHEFGHCLHSILTESRFAHFSGTSVPLDFVEVPSQVLEFWLEDPEVLNLFAAHWQDLSQKLPEGIVERINASRKAEAGWFYRRQLAFGILDLTLHHQTDPEAVTQDIAGVTNQIVERIYMPFPEQTALVASFGHLAGYDAGYYGYAWADVIAADIANQFATAPGGFLDAEMGMRLRREIFEPGNSRDVNVSAERFLGRKPNNAAFVRSLGLDNDEGH, encoded by the coding sequence ATGATTCGACTGATTCATACTCCACTTCTGCTGCTGGCCCTGTGTGCCACATTTCAGCTCCACGCCGGTATGATGGGCTATCCGACCCTCGACCAGTATGCCGAGCGTACCCACCAGTACGGCGTCAAGTTAACGATTCCCGACTTTCCGGAAAGTGTGGAAGCCATTGAAGCAAGCGAAGCTGAGCTGCTCAAAATGCTCGATACCATTGGTGATCAAATTGCAGCACTGGAAGTCAGTGACCTCAGCTTTGACAATACCTTTGGCGCACTCGACTGGGGCAGCATGGAAATTACGAATCGCATCCTTCCGATTCGCATCGTCAACAATACACATGCCAATCCCGAAATTCGCGACGCTGCTTCCAAGGTGATCCAACGTTTCAGCGAAGCACAAATTGCGTTCAACTACCGGGAGGATGTCTATCTCAACCTCAAGGCATTCGCCGACAGCAATCCCTCACTGGATGATCAGGAGCAACGTCTCGTCGATGACATGCTGCTTGAGTATGAACGCCTGGGTTTCGATCTTCCCATCGAAGAACGGGCCAGAGTAGAAGCCCTGAACAAGGAACTGAGTGCTCTGTCCATCGCTTTTGGAGATCACATCCGTGAGGCCAATGAAGTCCTGGTCTTTACAAAGGAGGAACTCGCGGGTCTCAGCGACTCCTTTCTCGAAAGCATTCGCAATGTGGAAGGCGAATACGAAATTTTGCCCAACGTGACCCACCACGTGCTGACCGTTTTCAACCGTGCCGACTCGGAGGCCACAAGAAAGCGTGTCTTCGAAGCTCGGAACCGCCGGGCCATGGAGTCGAATCTCGAATTGCTCTCCAAGATGGTGAATGTTCGGGCCAGTCTGGCAAAAGCACTCGGATATGAAACCTGGGCAGATTATCGAACCGAAGTCCGCATGGCGCAAAACGGTGATCGCGCTCTCCACTTTCTCGAAGATCTCGCAGAACAGCTTGAACCCAAGTTCCAGCAGGAGCTGCAGTCCCTGCGGGAACGCAAAATCACCCATACGAATAACCCCGATGCTGAACTGCACGTCTGGGATGTGCGCTACTATCAACAGCAACAGCAGCAGGAAGAATATGCGGTCGATTCCGAATCCCTGCGAGCCTACTTCCCCTTCGAGCGTGCGGTGCAGGGCATGTTCCAAATCTATGAAAATGTCTTTGGCATCGTCATTGATGAAATCGAAAATCCCACCCCATGGGACCCCTCAGTCCCACTCTACATCATCAGCGATGCAGCAACAGAAAAACCACTGGGACTCTTTTACATGGATTCCTTCCCGCGCGAGGGGAAATTCAACCACTTCGCCAAGTTCAATATCATCCGCGCGGGAACCTTGCCCGATGGCACTTACCAGCGCCCCACAGTGGCACTCATCTGCAACTTTCCACCCCCTGGGGAAAACGAACCCGCCCTGCTCAGCTTTGAGGATGTCGAAACCCTCTTCCACGAGTTTGGACACTGCCTGCACTCGATCCTGACCGAATCCCGCTTTGCCCATTTTTCAGGCACATCGGTACCGCTCGATTTTGTCGAAGTTCCCTCGCAGGTGCTGGAGTTCTGGTTGGAGGACCCAGAAGTGCTGAACCTCTTCGCCGCACACTGGCAGGACCTCAGCCAAAAGCTGCCGGAGGGCATCGTGGAACGCATCAACGCTTCCCGGAAAGCCGAAGCAGGATGGTTTTACCGGCGCCAGCTTGCTTTCGGAATTCTCGATCTCACGCTGCACCACCAGACGGACCCGGAGGCGGTAACCCAGGACATTGCTGGTGTGACCAACCAAATCGTCGAGCGCATCTACATGCCCTTCCCCGAGCAGACCGCTCTGGTCGCATCCTTCGGGCACCTCGCTGGTTATGATGCAGGATACTACGGCTATGCGTGGGCTGATGTCATCGCAGCCGACATCGCAAACCAATTTGCAACCGCGCCCGGTGGTTT